A part of Onthophagus taurus isolate NC chromosome 7, IU_Otau_3.0, whole genome shotgun sequence genomic DNA contains:
- the LOC111418229 gene encoding esterase B1-like, producing MVTVQIEQGKLRGKVCKDFLGGEFFSFEGIPYAKPPIGPLRFKAPQPPLPWDGIRDATKEGDPCYSLHMINANTVGSEDCLFLNVHTPKIPENFDHLKPVMVWIHGGGFLSGSGNRELYGPEFLIPQDVVVVTINYRLGALGFLYLNDPKLGVPGNAGLKDQVMALKWIKNNIKNFGGDPDNVTIFGESAGGASVHYLILSPMARGLFHKAIPQSGCALNPWAWGSYSAKDLCNILKKETNNEEEILKVLQNVSVEHLFKAQFKLKDHIRADDFRPLGPIIEKISPYEEAFLSEPPLDLILQGRYNQVPIMMGYTSREGMLIDLIIPDEDKKIIQDFEDTVPVWLGLEKKSPISIATGQKIKQFYFGDKGQSLQDKDPWYMLNTDNLFLRGIYTCAKHHSVTSKEPVYLYRFSFDGPMNLFKTFAGITSKGAAHGDDLCYLFKNFSHNEIDRLSIDCECISKITQLWGNFAKTGNPNLPGLDENVEWKPVTKDAVNFLDIDFKLTLGENPEKERMEFWDGIYKMKPTGSKL from the exons atggTTACCGTTCAAATTGAACAAGGAAAATTACGGGGAAAAGTTTGTAAAGATTTTCTTGGGGGagaattttttagttttgaagGAATCCCTTATGCCAAACCACCGATAGGACCATTAAGATTTAAG gcaCCTCAACCTCCATTACCTTGGGATGGAATTAGGGACGCTACTAAAGAAGGAGATCCATGTTATTCCCTTCATATGATTAATGCAAATACTGTTGGTTCTGAGGATtgcttatttttaaatgttcatACTCCCAAA ataCCTGAAAATTTTGATCATCTTAAACCGGTTATGGTTTGGATTCATGGTGGCGGTTTTCTTTCAGGTTCTGGAAATAGAGAGCTTTACGGCCCTGAATTTTTAATACCACAAGATGTTGTTGTTGTTACCATAAATTATAGATTAGGCGCTTTGGGATTTTTATACCTCAACGACCCTAAATTGGGAGTCCCAGGTAACGCTGGTCTCAAAGATCAAGTTATGGCTTTGAaatggattaaaaataatattaaaaatttcggtGGGGATCCTGATAATGTTACGATTTTTGGGGAGAGCGCTGGAGGGGCTTCAGttcattacttaattttatcCCCAATGGCAAGAGGGTTATTTCATAAGGCAATCCCGCAAAGTGGGTGTGCTTTAAATCCTTGGGCATGGGGGAGTTATTCAGCTAAAGATTTATGTAACATTctcaaaaaagaaacgaataatgaagaagaaattttaaaagttttacaaAATGTTTCTGTTGAACATCTATTTAAAgcacaatttaaattaaaagat catATAAGAGCGGATGATTTTCGTCCTCTTGGTccaataatagaaaaaatttctcCGTATGAAGAAGCATTCCTTTCTGAGCCACCTTTAGATCTAATACTTCAAGGTCGATACAATCAAGTGCCGATAATGATGGGGTATACATCGAGAGAAGGGATGcttattgatttaataattCCCGATgaggataaaaaaataattcaagatTTTGAAGATACGGTTCCGGTTTGGTTGGGGTTGGAGAAAAAATCTCCAATTTCAATTGCAACGGggcaaaaaattaaacaattttatttcggCGATAAAGGACAGAGTTTGCAAGATAAAGATCCGTGGTATATG ttgaaCACcgacaatttatttttacgtgGTATTTACACTTGTGCTAAACATCACAGTGTTACATCAAAAGAACCCGTTTATTTGTACCGATTTTCTTTTGATGGCCCAATGAAcctttttaaaacgtttgCTGGGATTACTTCAAAAg gtGCTGCGCACGGTGATGATTTATGTTACCTATTTAAAAACTTCTCTCACAACGAAATCGATCGTTTAAGCATCGATTGTGAgtgtatttcaaaaattacccAACTATGGggaaattttgcaaaaactgGAAATCCTAATTTACCGGGATTGGATGAAAACGTCGAGTGGAAACCGGTTACTAAAGATGcggttaactttttagatattgactttaaattaactttgGGAGAAAATCCAGAAAAAGAAAGGATGGAATTTTGGGATGGCATCTATAAAATGAAACCAACGGGTTCAAAgttatga
- the LOC111418231 gene encoding esterase B1-like, whose protein sequence is MSHQVQTKQGVLEGKERTDFFGGKYYSFKGIPYAKPPVGKLRFKAPLPPEPWNGIRKAIDEQEGCYCFDTMEMKIIGKEDCLYLNVYTPQLPNGDGFTPKAVMVFIHGGGFTSGSPTEKLYGADYLVSQNVVLVTIAYRLGVLGFLSLKDPNLEVPGNAGMKDQVMALKWVQENIKNFGGDPGNVTIFGESAGGASVHYLVMSPMTKGLFHKAILQSGTVMDPWAKGKPLGMEFCHYLDIDPSDENEMLTMLLKMPVEDLITAQLSMRDKIQCDTLRYIAPVVEKSKKDAFLSEDPIDLLIQGKYNKVPILMGYTSKEGLICGYLPEMVPRGNNLEDFIPYNMRLDRGSHFAMKIATKLKEFYFPNDTNISGNPLYDLYTDTLFLRGIYKSSLYHVETSQNPVYLYKFSMDGDLNVLKQFIQATKEPGACHGDELGYLFSNAFKKDVPKNSKEYKGILIMIHSWTNFAKIGNPNGNGDEIINVEWKPVTKDEINFMELDFDLKSGVYPDKERMELWNEIFKIKSHTMRY, encoded by the exons ATGTCTCATCAAGTTCAAACAAAACAAGGTGTTTTAGAAGGAAAAGAAAGAACCGATTTCTTTGGGGGGAAATATTATAGCTTTAAAGGAATTCCTTATGCTAAACCGCCAGTTggaaaattaagatttaaa gctCCTTTACCTCCTGAGCCATGGAATGGAATAAGAAAAGCTATTGACGAGCAAGAAGGTTGTTATTGTTTCGATACCATGGAAATGAAGATAATTGGAAAAGAAGACTGTCTTTATCTCAATGTTTACACTCCacaa ttaCCAAACGGTGATGGATTCACCCCAAAAGCAGTTATGGTTTTTATTCACGGTGGGGGATTCACTTCAGGGTCTCCAACAGAAAAACTTTACGGTGCCGATTATTTAGTGAGCCAAAATGTTGTTCTTGTAACAATCGCTTATAGATTAGGAGTATTAg gatttttatcattaaaagaTCCTAATTTAGAGGTACCAGGTAACGCTGGTATGAAAGATCAAGTAATGGCTTTAAAATGGGTTCAAGagaacataaaaaattttggtgGTGATCCCGgaaatgtaacaatttttggCGAAAGTGCCGGAGGGGCCTCCGTCCATTATTTAGTAATGTCCCCAATGACTAAAGGGCTCTTTCATAAAGCTATCTTACAAAGTGGAACCGTTATGGATCCTTGGGCAAAAGGGAAGCCATTAGGGATGGAGTTTTGTCACTATTTAGACATAGATCCAAGTgatgaaaatgaaatgttAACAATGTTGTTAAAAATGCCCGTTGAAGATTTAATAACCGCTCAACTATCAATGAGAGATAAAATTCAATGCGACACTTTAAGATATATTGCTCCGGTtgttgaaaaatcaaaaaaagacgCATTTTTGAGTGAAGATCCAATTGATTTATTGATACAAGGGAAATACAACAAAGTTCCAATTTTAATGGGTTATACCTCTAAAGAAGGATTAATTTGTGGGTATTTACCTGAAATGGTACCACGTGGAAATAATTTAGAAGATTTCATTCCGTATAATATGCGTTTGGATAGAGGCTCCCACTTCGCTATGAAAATTGcaactaaattaaaagaattttattttcccaATGACACCAACATTTCAGGGAATCCACTTTacgat TTGTACACAGACACACTATTTTTAAGAGGAATTTACAAATCATCACTTTACCACGTCGAAACATCCCAAAATCCggtttatttatacaaattttcaatGGATGGAGatctaaacgttttaaaacaatttatacaagCCACAAAAGAACCGGGGGCTTGTCACGGTGATGAATTAGGTTATTTGTTTTCAAATGCTTTTAAAAAAGATGTTCCAAAAAATTCGAAAGAATATAAAGGAATTTTGATTATGATTCATTCTTGGAcgaattttgctaaaattggaAATCCAAATGGAAACGGGGACGAAATAATTAACGTTGAATGGAAACCCGTTACTAAAgacgaaattaattttatggaatTAGATTTTGACTTGAAAAGTGGCGTATATCCTGATAAAGAAAGAATGGAATTGTGgaacgaaatttttaaaattaaatcacacaccatgagatattaa